One stretch of Armigeres subalbatus isolate Guangzhou_Male chromosome 2, GZ_Asu_2, whole genome shotgun sequence DNA includes these proteins:
- the LOC134216072 gene encoding uncharacterized protein LOC134216072 — protein MLVSILYAAVISATFTAPVFSQSLNSSICNGTISGIVPHPDPRLCQMFVSCVFGTGSLHQCDEGHIFNVTIPQCVPGDWNDCRPKADPELEPICANVSYGVFEHQNDCGKFVFCERGRPSVIECLDNEIWFQPEGSCVPGDRGTCLPNDEFCKGKPDGAIPHPDGCHLFIECVDGHSTVVECDRGNVFVEGGASCTVGSSQTCLSLEGVCIDNPDSLQPHPEWCDLAIRCNGTDAQLITCEVNEIFRPDIQFCVPGNPITCTPSRPEVACVGRPDGIVPHPDECNLYIECRDGSSTVQSCSTGQILRPEIPICVTGNQDTCEFLDGVCADRPDRYVIEHPNYCGWHIWCINGQAQVVQCPPNEILRPDMQFCVPGNVDTCETTEIDEMCEGRLGLVIYPHPYYCDQYIRCTQGEVVINQCPPYNVVQPGTIQCVPGNTETCKLYIEYCQGRPDGIIPHPSGCHLFIECRSEVVIVTSCPDGHIFDTSESQCVPGNSETCDHLIEYCIDRPNGVIPHPNRCDLFMVCYNGVTSVESCSWGEILRPDMQVCVPGNSETCLFTPIEQICDNRDGSTVYPHPNDCTLFIRCQQGQTIIESCQEGTILQPGTIQCVVGNADTCEFYTDICIGVGQDVIPHPSGCHVFIRCENNQVTSVESCTRGMVLVNGTCVIGDRESCESWQDICVDKDDQIVEHPNFCDLFLECRWSLTRLGSCTTGLILHPNMQVCSPGDQETCQFYPEDGMCIGRAQGRFPTPDQTQCTEFVTCINGVGTVDACQDGAVLRPRFIDCVPGNEVTCASYPHICLFRPNEFIPHPVRCDMFISCISERPNVVPCPRGEIYNPDRSICVPGSAETCVSFEAICADQVDGRLPHLTDCDLYIECRSGSATVGACPSGQIFVSGLQLCVPGNRETCVAYA, from the coding sequence ATGCTCGTTTCCATATTATACGCAGCAGTGATATCTGCTACGTTCACAGCTCCCGTATTTTCACAAAGCCTGAATAGTTCCATTTGCAATGGAACCATATCTGGAATCGTCCCTCATCCGGATCCTCGCTTGTGTCAGATGTTCGTTTCCTGTGTATTCGGAACGGGCTCGCTGCATCAGTGCGACGAAGGGCACATATTCAACGTAACCATCCCGCAGTGTGTTCCCGGCGATTGGAATGATTGTAGACCCAAAGCTGACCCAGAACTTGAGCCCATTTGTGCTAATGTGTCGTATGGAGTTTTTGAACATCAAAACGACTGCGGAAAGTTTGTTTTCTGCGAACGAGGAAGGCCATCGGTGATTGAATGTTTGGATAATGAGATATGGTTCCAGCCGGAAGGGTCTTGTGTGCCTGGCGACAGAGGTACTTGTCTGCCGAATGACGAGTTTTGCAAGGGTAAACCGGATGGAGCAATTCCACACCCAGATGGGTGTCACTTATTCATCGAATGCGTTGATGGGCACAGTACTGTGGTGGAATGTGACAGAGGAAATGTTTTTGTTGAAGGAGGCGCAAGCTGCACCGTTGGAAGCTCACAAACATGCTTATCTTTGGAAGGTGTTTGCATTGATAATCCCGATTCGTTGCAGCCTCACCCGGAATGGTGCGATCTTGCAATAAGATGCAATGGAACCGATGCGCAGTTGATAACTTGTGAAGTTAATGAAATTTTTCGACCAGACATTCAGTTTTGTGTCCCAGGGAACCCGATTACATGTACTCCAAGTAGACCGGAAGTTGCCTGTGTAGGACGACCTGATGGAATAGTTCCGCATCCAGATGAGTGCAACCTTTACATTGAATGCAGAGATGGAAGTTCAACTGTACAGAGCTGTAGTACCGGTCAGATACTTCGGCCAGAGATTCCGATTTGTGTGACTGGAAATCAGGACACTTGTGAGTTTTTGGATGGGGTTTGTGCGGATCGCCCTGATCGATACGTCATTGAGCATCCAAACTATTGTGGGTGGCATATTTGGTGCATTAACGGGCAGGCCCAAGTGGTACAATGCCCTCCTAATGAAATATTACGACCGGATATGCAGTTTTGTGTTCCAGGAAACGTTGATACTTGCGAGACTACCGAGATAGATGAAATGTGTGAAGGACGCCTTGGTTTGGTGATTTACCCGCACCCTTATTATTGTGATCAGTACATTCGGTGTACTCAAGGAGAAGTCGTAATCAATCAGTGTCCACCGTATAATGTTGTGCAGCCTGGAACTATTCAATGCGTTCCTGGCAACACCGAAACTTGTAAGCTGTACATCGAATACTGTCAAGGGCGTCCTGATGGAATTATTCCGCATCCTTCCGGGTGTCATCTTTTCATAGAATGTAGATCCGAAGTGGTTATTGTTACATCATGCCCTGATGGCCACATCTTCGATACGTCCGAATCGCAATGTGTTCCCGGCAACTCCGAAACATGTGATCATCTGATAGAATACTGTATTGATCGACCGAATGGAGTGATTCCACACCCCAATAGATGTGATTTATTTATGGTTTGCTATAATGGAGTTACGTCGGTGGAATCGTGTTCTTGGGGAGAAATTCTTCGTCCAGATATGCAGGTATGCGTACCTGGGAACAGCGAAACTTGCCTATTCACTCCAATAGAGCAGATATGTGACAATCGAGATGGGTCGACAGTTTATCCTCATCCGAATGACTGTACGCTTTTCATCAGATGCCAGCAGGGTCAAACCATCATTGAGTCATGCCAAGAGGGAACTATTCTGCAACCAGGAACGATTCAATGTGTAGTTGGAAACGCAGATACTTGTGAGTTCTATACCGATATATGCATAGGTGTCGGGCAAGACGTAATTCCACATCCGTCCGGATGTCACGTGTTCATACGCTGCGAAAATAATCAAGTAACTTCTGTTGAATCGTGCACTCGAGGAATGGTTCTCGTTAACGGGACATGTGTCATAGGAGATCGAGAGTCGTGTGAGTCTTGGCAAGATATATGTGTTGACAAAGACGATCAGATAGTGGAGCATCCCAATTTTTGTGATTTGTTCTTAGAGTGTCGTTGGAGTCTTACCCGCTTGGGGTCATGCACAACCGGATTGATCCTGCATCCTAACATGCAAGTTTGCTCTCCTGGGGATCAAGAAACTTGCCAATTCTACCCGGAAGATGGAATGTGTATTGGTCGAGCGCAGGGACGGTTCCCAACACCTGATCAAACACAGTGCACAGAATTCGTTACATGTATAAATGGAGTAGGAACGGTTGATGCCTGCCAGGACGGAGCCGTCCTAAGGCCCCGTTTCATCGATTGCGTTCCTGGAAACGAAGTCACATGCGCTTCGTATCCGCATATCTGCCTTTTCCGTCCAAATGAGTTCATCCCTCACCCAGTCAGATGCGATATGTTTATATCGTGTATTTCGGAACGTCCAAATGTTGTTCCTTGTCCGCGAGGAGAGATATACAACCCTGATAGATCTATCTGTGTTCCAGGGAGCGCGGAGACCTGTGTATCCTTCGAAGCAATATGTGCTGATCAAGTTGATGGGCGTCTACCGCATTTGACGGATTGTGATTTGTACATTGAATGCAGGTCTGGGTCCGCTACGGTGGGTGCTTGTCCCAGTGGACAGATTTTCGTTTCGGGTTTGCAGTTGTGTGTTCCTGGGAACAGAGAAACATGTGTAGCTTATGCGTAa